A region of Zerene cesonia ecotype Mississippi unplaced genomic scaffold, Zerene_cesonia_1.1 Zces_u002, whole genome shotgun sequence DNA encodes the following proteins:
- the LOC119838289 gene encoding PHD finger protein 14, translating to MNNQGRSTAKRKVKPVEPQSLLDFDLGEGESSDDSDFRIEDHPEESDDYSINSDDDKKGDANSASSEEESGSDIENEFKNPAPKLGEEISVTDLLEKAKKHEFKFPDLASMLICAGCLGSRSDDFNEIVECDGCGVTVHEGCYGVSDVTSESSTVSSASTEPWFCEACKAGVTDPNCELCPNKGGIFKETEVGAWVHLVCALYVPGVAFSEVERLSGVTLFEMAYSRWGARSCALCEDATMARTGVCVGCDAGLCKTFFHVTCGQREGLLAEAHSEEVEQADPFYAHCRLHSDKALVKKRKRNWLALQLRTEKRKLELINDLSVEEKLRIERKLEKYRRKYAQQKENRNPPWVPTQKMARMLYSSASAMRKFMKKAECMGIDTHALEFQDAQMAALKDVSRRWHVPPAFSVEFVGYYLERNTRVTSLRRSLERLTKENEKLLAEDEKLRAEYDESPKQKQERTHKSDKIKNNTSSENVYPIKVTIKPFEFSSDGNESTEVKNKKDKKKNSKKDHSSTSGAEGETPKKIHKRSFTSPILTNTPLMSITPIVADSPYDSQNEHSNESTNLPPPKKDMAYTQNLSFSALLNDSKERDSKAIESSIENTLANLSSDIANYKANRKRRKEKHRSRYSPDLLRSPSKSHKHKRKKKTQDMENPEPPHPRITIKIKPIPKPDGSLDTQMFYVPTDSNDGPPPAVVKKHSKQPEPDIASVPVTPAVIPPDPLATTSRSRESRSRRGGGGAAAPPAAPTPLTHCDVCRQPGDHTDLVRCDECQKRYHFTCLEPPLNKNPKKRGYSWHCADCDPTDMEDNN from the exons ATGAATAACC aaGGCAGAAGTACTGCAAAGCGTAAGGTTAAGCCGGTGGAACCACAATCCTTACTAGACTTCGATCTTGGTGAAGGAGAAAGCTCGGACGATTCGGACTTTCGAATAGAAGATCACCCAGAAGAAAGTGAcgattattctataaattcagatgatgataaga AAGGAGATGCCAACAGTGCCAGTTCCGAAGAAGAATCAGGATCGGATATTGAAAACGAATTTAAGAATCCTGCACCAAAACTTGGTGAAGAGATATCTGTTACTGACCTTCTGGAGAAAGCCAAAAAACATGAGTTTAAg TTTCCTGACTTAGCAAGCATGCTAATCTGTGCTGGTTGCTTGGGTTCAAGAAGCGACGATTTTAATGAGATTGTAGAATGTGATGGCTGCGGGGTTACAGTTCATGAAg GTTGTTACGGTGTTTCTGATGTCACAAGTGAATCCAGCACAGTCAGTTCTGCATCAACTGAACCTTGGTTTTGTGAGGCGTGTAAAGCTGGTGTGACCGATCCTAATTGTGAGCTGTGCCCTAATaaag GTGGCATATTCAAGGAAACAGAAGTGGGTGCATGGGTCCATCTTGTTTGTGCTTTATATGTCCCTGGAGTTGCATTTTCAGAG GTGGAACGTCTATCAGGGGTGACTCTATTCGAGATGGCGTATTCAAGATGGGGCGCAAGAAGTTGTGCATTGTGCGAGGACGCGACTATGGCGCGTACGGGCGTGTGTGTGGGATGCGACGCGGGCCTGTGCAAGACCTTCTTCCATGTCACTTG tggCCAACGCGAAGGTTTGTTGGCGGAAGCTCATTCCGAGGAAGTTGAACAAGCAGATCCTTTTTATGCTCACTGTAGACTTCACTCTGATAAGGCATTGGTAAAGAAACGAAAAAGGAATTGGCTCGCTCTACAGTTAAGAACAGAAAAAAG aaaattggAACTAATAAATGATCTAAGCGTGGAAGAGAAACTTCGAATCGAAAGGAAACTCGAGAAGTACAGAAGAAAATATGCACAGCAAAAGGAAAACAGGAATCCTCCGTGGG TACCTACGCAAAAAATGGCTCGCATGCTGTACAGCAGTGCATCTGCCATGAGGAAATTCATGAAGAAGGCGGAATGTATGGGTATAGATACTCATGCATTGGAATTTCAGGATGCTCAG ATGGCGGCACTAAAAGACGTATCGCGTCGCTGGCACGTGCCTCCCGCGTTTTCTGTGGAGTTTGTGGGCTACTATCTGGAGAGGAACACGAGGGTTACATCTTTGAGGCGTTCATTGGAAAGACTCACGAAGGAAAATGAGAAATTGCTGGCCGAAGATGAAAAGCTTAGAGCTGAATATGACGAG TCACCCAAGCAGAAACAGGAGAGAACGCACAAATCCGACAagattaaaaacaacacatcATCCGAAAATGTTTATCCCATAAAGGTCACTATCAAACCGTTCGAATTCAGTAGCGACGGCAACGAAAGTACTGAagtcaaaaacaaaaaggatAAGAAGAAGAACTCGAAGAAGGATCATTCGTCGACATCAGGCGCGGAAGGGGAGACTCCAAAGAAGATACACAAGCGAAGTTTCACATCACCAATCCTAACGAACACACCGCTGATGTCCATAACGCCTATCGTCGCAGACAGTCCATACGATTCGCAAAACGAGCACTCGAATGAATCCACAAACTTACCGCCTCCTAAAAAAGACATGGCGTACACACAAAACCTGTCGTTTTCAGCGTTGCTCAATGATTCAAAGGAGAGGGACTCCAAAGCGATCGAGAGCTCAATAGAAAACACGTTGGCTAATTTGTCGTCAGATATCGCGAATTACAAAGCAAACAGGAAGAGGAGGAAGGAGAAGCACAGGTCGAGATATTCGCCCGATCTCTTGCGCTCGCCATCAAAGTCTCACAAACATAAGCGGAAGAAGAAGACGCAAGATATGGAGAACCCAGAACCACCGCATCCAAGAATTACTATAAag ATTAAACCAATCCCAAAGCCGGATGGGTCACTCGACACGCAAATGTTCTACGTACCTACAGACAGCAACGATGGCCCGCCGCCCGCCGTTGTTAAGAAACACTCTAAG CAACCGGAACCGGATATCGCGAGCGTGCCCGTGACCCCCGCTGTCATTCCGCCTGATCCTTTAGCGACTACTTCt CGGTCGCGCGAGAGCCGgtcgcggcgcggcggcggcggcgcggccgccccgcccgccgcgccgaCGCCGCTCACGCACTGCGACGTGTGCCGCCAGCCCGGCGACCACACCGACCTCGTCAG GTGTGACGAGTGTCAAAAACGTTATCACTTCACGTGTCTGGAGCCGCCTTTGAATAAAAACCCCAAGAAGCGCGGCTATTCCTGGCATTGCGCTGACTGCGACCCCACT gACATGGAAGATAATAATTGA
- the LOC119838372 gene encoding tubulin-specific chaperone D translates to MVGLDADMNRDEDCDNIGLGCALEHFSEIEDVMNMIENVKNIYNTPSFEVEYDKLYGILKQYYEQPHLLDPHLDRMLSKFMEMIKDKSAPSELKHAAFNYMYQVIRVRGYKVVVRHLPHEVSDLLTVLTFLEEQDPNDKETWRGRFVLLLWLSIVVIIPFHMSRLDGFAPDQPGAGTSKKLTVMERIFNICKTYAMSKDTCAEASAYLASKFLIRSDVKELYMGAFFNWACDLHSNLQDEDVIHYGVLAAVAAVLKHGKRDDLLPYAPKLLEWVTNQNYKQHKAMLVRKYGVKIVQRIGLTFLRPRVAAWRYTRGSRSLAVTLGGVAAAGDTEPITSPPEDDDQDIPQEVEDVVELLLCSLRDDDTVVRWSAAKGVGRIGARLPALAAADVCDSVLTLFAEHERDTAWHGGCMALAELARRGLLSPQQLGGAVRCAARALGRDEARAGGGAGGARAARDSACHAAWAFARAYDAHALQPHATLLANALIATACFDREINCRRAASAAFQENVGRHGMFPHGIDVLTTADFHAVGPRAAAYLLVAPRVAALPPYTRPLVDHLLHLKVDHWDPALRDLAARALARLADKVPDYMATEVLPVLIKKTESIDLNVRHGAILAIGEVIFALSQIELPDGGGAASALVRAEAWEAVRALVGRLHARQQFRGLGGELMRQACCHCVARLAAAHAPFHALPTVDEWLNLIEECLSHEVQAIREKAIEALPLVFEEYLQDDNLVYDGVTAKEKREQLVEKYCEQLSNTGVNGLVLRMGYARAIGALPPFALAARAALAVRALAACSSAAAGPAPWAEARRDAVRGLEAVCRALGVRALAPHLPAVRAALLAALDEYTLDMRGDVGAWVREASMTGLATLCRLCAEADAAAAGGAAPLSCAAAVRAALCGVAQQAVEKIDRTRAHAGRIFTALLYNDPPIPYIPEHEALKRIFPADEVEVEALADDARGSGSSTGLTAGSGAGAGAGAGAGASESCHVVLWLFPGHTMPRFVRLLAFPAYRYHVVKGLVVSAGELTESLVKHTTQSLFSYLNSLHENELETLRAICDTIIQVFADNLHVKRITGPMFNFLDRLLSSGAISPILEDKDSTFAMDVLKYLQLELRGGKNIYKLLDSINVLCQLIQVGGTVSSRALGQLAVQLCYGERYVRRCAAARLYEALSLYGDVSGLPAHTLDQVMAILADTDWERDVNELRPIRNEICDLMGIKRPVMKQKAP, encoded by the exons ATGGTGGGGCTAGATGCCGATATGAATAGAGACGAGGACTGTGATAATATTGGCTTGGGATGTGCACTAGAACATTTCTCCGAAATCGAGGATGTCATGAATATGATagaaaacgtaaaaaatatctataacacGCCATCTTTTGAAGTggaatatgataaattatacgGTATACTGAAGCAGTATTATGAGCAGCCGCATCTTCTCGATCCGCATTTGGATAGAATGTTGTCCAAGTTTATGGAAATGATTAAAGACAAGTCAGCGCCGTCTGAATTGAAACATGctgcttttaattatatgtatcaaGTTATACGAGTTCGGGGGTATAAAGTGGTTGTGAGACATCTGCCACATGAG GTGTCTGATCTTCTGACTGTTCTCACATTCCTTGAAGAGCAAGATCCAAATGACAAAGAGACATGGAGAGGCAGATTTGTTTTACTGCTGTGGCTTTCAATAGTTGTGATTATTCCATTCCACATGAGTCGTTTGGATGGATTTGCTCCAGACCAGCCAG GTGCAGGTACATCAAAGAAGTTGACTGTTATGGAAAGAATcttcaatatttgtaaaacatatGCTATGAGTAAAGATACTTGTGCCGAAGCAAGTGCTTATTTAGCATCTAAGTTTCTGATAAG GTCTGATGTAAAAGAATTATACATGGGTGCATTTTTCAATTGGGCTTGTGATCTACATTCCAATCTTCAAGATGAAGATGTGATCCACTATGGAGTGTTGGCTGCAGTGGCTGCTGTACTAAAACATGGAAAGAGAGATGATCTACTACCATATGCACCAAAACTGTTGGAATGGGTCACAAATCAAAACTACAAACAACACAAAGCTATGTTGGTGCGCAAATATGGGGTGAAAATTGTTCAGAGGATtg GTTTAACATTCCTACGTCCGCGGGTTGCGGCATGGCGATACACTCGTGGCTCTCGATCTCTAGCCGTCACCCTCGGCGGTGTGGCTGCCGCTGGAGACACTGAGCCCATCACATCACCTCCTGAAGATGACGATCAGGATATACCGCAAGAA GTGGAGGACGTGGTGGAGCTGCTGCTGTGCTCGCTCCGCGACGACGACACGGTGGTGCGCTGGTCGGCCGCCAAGGGCGTGGGCCGCATCGGCGCGCGCCTGCCCGCGCTGGCCGCCGCCGACGTGTGCGACAGCGTGCTCACGCTCTTCGCGGAGCACGAGCGCGACACGGCCTGGCACGGCGGCTGCATGGCGCTCGCCGAGCTGG CGCGGCGCGGGCTGCTGTCGCCGCAGCAGCTGGGCGGCGCGGTGCGgtgcgcggcgcgcgcgctggGCCGCGACGAGGcgcgcgcgggcggcggcgcgggcggcgcgcgggcggcgcgcgacTCCGCCTGCCACGCCGCCTGGGCCTTCGCGCGCGCCTACGACGCGCACGCGCTGCAGCCGCACGCCACGCTCCTGGCCAACGCGCTCATCGCCACGGCGTGCTTCGATAGGGAG ATAAACTGCCGGCGCGCGGCGTCGGCCGCGTTCCAGGAGAACGTGGGGCGGCACGGCATGTTCCCGCACGGCATCGACGTGCTGACCACGGCCGACTTCCACGCGGTGGgcccgcgcgccgccgcctaCCTGCTGGTGGCGCCGCGCGTGGCCGCGCTGCCGCCCTACACGCGCCCGCTCGTGGACCACCTGCTGCACCTCAAGGTGGACCACTGGGACCCCGCGCTGCGCGACCTCGCCGCCCGCGCGCTGGCCCGCCTCGCCGACAAG GTTCCCGATTATATGGCAACGGAAGTGTTACCTGTATTGATAAAGAAAACCGAGTCAATCGATTTAAATGTACGACACGGCGCAATATTGGCCATTGGGGAAGTTATCTTCGCACTGTCTCAAATTGAATTGCCTGATG gcggcggcgcggcgtcGGCGCTGGTGCGCGCGGAGGCGTGGGAGGCGGTGCGCGCGCTGGTGGGGCGGCTGCACGCGCGCCAGCAGTTCCGCGGGCTGGGCGGCGAGCTCATGCGCCAGGCGTGCTGCCACTGCGTGGCGCGCCTCGCCGCCGCGCACGCGCCCTTCCACGCGCTGCCCACTGTCG ATGAATGGTTAAACCTGATCGAGGAGTGTCTCAGCCACGAAGTGCAAGCGATCCGCGAAAAAGCAATCGAGGCTTTGCCCCTTGTGTTCGAGGAGTATCTTCAGGATGACAATCTAGTGTATGACGGTGTGACGGCGAAGGAGAAACGCGAGCAATTGGTTGAGAAATATTGCGAACAGCTGTCCAATACTGGCGTCAATGGATTGGTGCTGAGAATGGGATATGCAAGGGCTATTG GCGCGCTGCCGCCGTTCGCGctggcggcgcgcgcggcgctgGCGGTGCGCGCGCTGGCGGCGTGCAgcagcgcggcggcgggcCCGGCGCCGTGGGCGGAGGCGCGGCGCGACGCCGTGCGCGGGCTGGAGGCCGTGTGCCGCGCGCTGGGCGTGCGCGCGCTGGCGCCGCACCTGCCCGCCGTGCGCGCCGCGCTGCTGGCCGCGCTCGACGAGTACACGCTCGACATGCGCGGCGACGTCGGCGCCTGGGTGCGCGAGGCCAGCATGACCG GTCTGGCCACGCTGTGCCGGCTGTGCGCGGAGGCGgacgcggcggcggcgggcgggGCGGCGCCGCTGAGCTGCGCGGCGGCGGTGCGCGCGGCGCTGTGCGGCGTGGCGCAGCAGGCCGTGGAGAAGATCGACCGCACGCGCGCGCACGCCGGCCGCATCTTCACCGCGCTGCTCTACAA CGATCCGCCGATCCCCTACATACCCGAGCACGAAGCGCTCAAGCGGATCTTCCCCGCGGACGAGGTGGAAGTGGAGGCCCTGGCCGACGACGCACGCGGCTCCGGGTCCAGCACCGGGTTGACGGCTGGGAGTGGGGCCGGGGCCGGGGCCGGGGCCGGGGCCGGGGCGAGCGAGAGCTGCCACGTGGTGCTGTGGCTGTTCCCCGGGCACACGATGCCGCGGTTCGTGCGACTGCTCGCGTTCCCCGCGTACCGCTACCACGTGGTCAAGGGGCTCGTCGTCAGCGCGGGCGAGCTCACCGAGAGCCTC gTGAAGCACACGACCCAGTCGCTATTCTCATATCTGAATTCGCTCCACGAGAACGAGCTGGAGACGCTCAGAGCCATATGCGATACGATTATACAAGTGTTTGCGGATAACTTGCACGTGAAGCGCATCACTGGGCCTATGTTCAACTTCCTCGATCGACTGTTGAGTTCCg GTGCTATATCGCCAATACTCGAGGACAAAGATTCCACATTCGCGATGGACGTCCTCAAATATTTGCAGCTGGAGCTGAGGGGGGGCAAGAATATCTACAAGTTGTTGGATTCCATCAATGTGCTGTGTCAATTAATTCAA GTGGGGGGCACGGTGAGCTCGCGTGCGCTGGGCCAGCTGGCGGTGCAGCTGTGCTACGGCGAGCGCTACGTGCGCCGCTGCGCCGCCGCCCGGCTCTACGAGGCGCTCTCGCTCTACGGCGACGTGAGCGGCCTGCCCGCGCACACGCTCGACCAG GTGATGGCAATCCTTGCGGACACGGACTGGGAGAGAGACGTCAACGAGCTGAGACCTATACGGAATGAAATATGTGATCTCATGGGCATCAAACGGCCAGTCATGAAGCAAAAAGCGCCCTAA
- the LOC119838385 gene encoding putative defense protein 3 — MIVKVVVLVLFSWRVLGFPDGAPIDACVKDRANQPNHGQHRTQPLATLPYRLMASSSAYAPDSHVSVTITGADTFKGFFIQARSVETNNWLGAWEQTPNTTVHPECSSITHADPRDKYRATLVWRAPIHNHGRVYFTGTVLKNYGTFWSNLVAEAPQDPADLQIIG; from the exons ATGATAGTAAAAGTGGTTGTTCTCGTATTGTTTTCTTGGAGGGTGTTGGGTTTTCCTGACGGAGCCCCGATTGACGCTTGTGTTAAGGACCGGGCAAATCAGCCCAATCATGGACAACATAGAACGCAACCGTTGGCAACTTTACCTTATAGGCTGATGGCTTCTTCATCAGCGTACGCTCCTGATTCTCACGTCTCAG taaCCATCACTGGAGCAGATACTTTCAAAGGGTTCTTTATTCAAGCTCGGTCAGTAGAGACAAACAACTGGCTCGGCGCCTGGGAGCAAACTCCCAACACTACCGTGCATCCAGAATGTTCCTCCATAACACATGCTGATCCGAGGGACAAGTACAGGGCTACGTTGGTATGGCGAGCCCCCATACATAATCACGGGAGAGTCTATTTCAC AGGTACTGTGCTCAAGAACTATGGAACATTTTGGTCAAATCTCGTAGCAGAGGCCCCGCAAGATCCCGCCGATCTTCAAATAATTGGTTAA